Proteins from one Amycolatopsis benzoatilytica AK 16/65 genomic window:
- a CDS encoding response regulator, with translation MNEPIRVLVVDDHPVVTQGVALLLRSQPNVVLAGSARTGREALEAAAALDPDVVLLDLRLPDMLATEVIRKLRTVRPAARVLLFTAYADHAALPAALEEGVVGCLLKDVSTTDLASAIQDAHRGQTVMDPRVDAASGNRLREALLRVGLTRREYEVLRLVATGHTNPEVAAELGLTRNTVKTYLQSAMGKLGARNRVEAIAKASEARLL, from the coding sequence GTGAATGAGCCGATCCGGGTCCTGGTCGTCGACGACCACCCGGTGGTCACCCAGGGGGTCGCGCTCCTGCTGCGTTCGCAGCCGAACGTGGTGCTGGCCGGCTCGGCGCGCACCGGACGCGAGGCACTCGAGGCGGCGGCCGCGCTGGACCCGGACGTGGTGCTGCTCGACCTGCGGCTGCCCGACATGCTCGCCACCGAGGTCATCCGGAAACTCCGGACGGTGCGCCCGGCCGCCCGGGTGCTGCTCTTCACCGCCTACGCCGACCACGCCGCGCTGCCCGCCGCGCTGGAGGAAGGCGTCGTCGGGTGCCTGCTGAAGGACGTGTCGACCACTGATCTGGCGAGCGCCATCCAGGACGCCCACCGCGGCCAGACCGTCATGGACCCGCGGGTCGACGCCGCGTCCGGCAACCGGCTGCGGGAGGCGCTGCTGCGGGTCGGGCTCACCCGGCGCGAGTACGAGGTGCTGCGGCTGGTCGCCACTGGGCACACGAATCCGGAGGTCGCCGCTGAACTCGGCCTCACCCGCAACACGGTCAAGACGTATCTGCAGAGCGCGATGGGCAAGCTCGGCGCCCGCAACCGGGTCGAGGCGATCGCGAAAGCCTCCGAGGCCCGGTTGCTCTGA
- a CDS encoding GAF domain-containing sensor histidine kinase translates to MARAGTDGILGQVEALSRLVEEHGDITGLLDRAALLRATSHRVRSCTGLDLGYAAALEGADLLVIRGWAGASGSALRNLEVPRGLGLGGKTLATTRPMWVPDYCASSRITHQFDEVIRSERIGAMVAVPLIRNDEVLGVVYGASREETDLGDAVVARMEEVAEPAAASLHLADRIASHTRSTLANERRRIAIALHDSVGALLFGIGAEVRDLQSDATAAPELIAKLRGVEARIAETAAVFRESLAVLDDVSPKQALTATLRGDCEAFAHRTGVAARCVALTDLPELDAGRNAALVAITREAMVNVEKHAKASSVVVSVACFGGGIILAIADDGLGWGGEQPAESSRGMGLNACRERVARLGGTLSVVGNEDGGITVRARIPVVDRE, encoded by the coding sequence ATGGCACGGGCAGGGACCGACGGGATTCTCGGCCAGGTCGAAGCGCTGAGCCGGCTCGTCGAGGAGCACGGTGACATCACCGGGCTGCTCGATCGCGCCGCGTTGCTGCGCGCGACCTCGCACCGGGTCCGCAGCTGCACCGGCCTCGACCTCGGCTACGCGGCCGCGCTGGAGGGGGCCGACCTGCTGGTGATCCGCGGCTGGGCGGGCGCCTCCGGGTCCGCGCTGCGCAACCTCGAAGTGCCGCGCGGGCTGGGCCTCGGCGGGAAGACCCTCGCCACGACGCGGCCGATGTGGGTGCCGGACTACTGCGCGTCCTCCCGGATCACCCACCAATTCGACGAGGTGATCCGCTCCGAGCGGATCGGCGCCATGGTGGCGGTTCCGCTCATCCGCAACGACGAGGTGCTCGGCGTCGTCTACGGCGCGTCCCGGGAGGAAACCGACCTGGGGGACGCCGTGGTGGCCCGAATGGAAGAGGTGGCCGAGCCGGCCGCCGCGTCGCTGCACCTCGCCGACCGCATCGCCAGTCACACCCGCAGCACCCTGGCGAACGAGCGTCGCCGGATCGCGATCGCGCTGCACGACTCGGTCGGCGCGCTGTTGTTCGGCATCGGCGCCGAGGTACGCGACCTGCAGTCCGACGCGACCGCCGCGCCGGAGCTGATCGCGAAACTGCGCGGCGTCGAAGCGCGAATCGCCGAGACAGCCGCGGTGTTCCGCGAATCGTTGGCAGTGCTGGACGACGTCTCGCCCAAACAAGCCCTCACCGCGACGTTGCGCGGCGACTGCGAAGCCTTTGCCCATCGCACCGGGGTGGCCGCGCGCTGCGTCGCCCTCACCGACCTGCCGGAGCTGGACGCCGGGCGCAACGCCGCGCTGGTCGCGATCACCCGGGAAGCGATGGTGAACGTCGAGAAACACGCGAAGGCGAGTTCGGTGGTGGTGAGCGTGGCGTGCTTCGGCGGCGGCATCATCCTCGCCATCGCCGACGACGGGCTGGGCTGGGGCGGCGAGCAACCCGCCGAGTCTTCCCGCGGGATGGGCCTGAACGCCTGCCGCGAGCGCGTCGCCCGCCTCGGCGGCACGCTGTCCGTGGTCGGGAACGAGGACGGCGGCATCACCGTCCGTGCCCGGATTCCCGTGGTCGACCGTGAATGA
- a CDS encoding MFS transporter: MIGKARAAVRTSSSSLWLAAVALLFAAAFGANISTPLLLIYRVRLGIPPSGLTAIFGVYALGLAPSLLFGGPASDRYGRLRVLLPAVALAAVASLIFLPGANSVPMLFAARFVQGLASGAAFSVGSAWLQDLVPSTWAARRASLALNLGFCAGPLVSGLLAEAAAGPLLVPYLVHVVLVVAVLVLAALSVRAAAWRDRPSPARGLFPRTGLAAPARRVFRRALLPTAVCVYAFPSVAVTVLPLELPRETHLVGFTGVLAAATLGTGALVQLFARLLGEWCGATGAALGALGYGAAAAAAAPQSTAVVLAGGVLLGAGGGLCLYAGLRLIGELARPDTRGACTGLFYAWAYTGFAMPLLATSFVPVSRLLAPLSALAVAAAAVAGWLAATRG, from the coding sequence GTGATCGGGAAGGCTCGCGCGGCTGTGCGCACGTCCAGCTCGTCGTTGTGGCTGGCTGCCGTGGCTTTGCTGTTCGCTGCCGCGTTCGGTGCCAACATCTCGACTCCGCTGTTGCTGATTTACCGGGTAAGGCTCGGCATCCCGCCCAGTGGGCTCACCGCGATCTTCGGCGTGTACGCGCTCGGACTCGCTCCCTCGTTGTTGTTTGGCGGACCGGCGTCGGACCGGTACGGGCGGCTGCGGGTGCTGCTGCCCGCGGTCGCGCTGGCCGCGGTCGCTTCGCTGATCTTCCTGCCTGGAGCGAACTCTGTGCCCATGCTGTTCGCGGCTCGCTTCGTGCAGGGCCTCGCCTCCGGCGCTGCGTTCAGCGTGGGCAGCGCTTGGCTGCAGGACCTGGTGCCCTCGACCTGGGCTGCACGGAGGGCGTCGCTAGCGCTCAATCTCGGCTTCTGCGCCGGGCCGCTCGTGTCCGGGCTTCTCGCTGAAGCGGCGGCAGGTCCGCTGCTCGTGCCCTACTTGGTGCACGTCGTGCTGGTGGTCGCGGTGCTCGTCCTGGCCGCGCTCTCGGTGCGCGCGGCCGCTTGGCGCGACCGCCCCAGTCCTGCGCGTGGCTTGTTTCCGAGGACCGGCCTCGCGGCACCCGCACGGAGGGTCTTCCGGCGCGCTTTGCTGCCGACCGCGGTCTGCGTGTACGCGTTCCCGTCCGTCGCGGTGACCGTGCTGCCGCTCGAACTGCCGCGGGAGACGCATCTGGTCGGGTTCACTGGCGTGCTCGCGGCCGCCACCCTCGGCACCGGTGCGCTGGTGCAGCTTTTCGCCCGGCTGCTGGGGGAATGGTGCGGGGCGACGGGCGCGGCGCTCGGCGCTCTCGGCTACGGCGCGGCCGCGGCGGCCGCCGCGCCGCAGTCCACCGCGGTCGTGCTCGCCGGCGGGGTTTTGCTCGGCGCGGGCGGGGGCTTGTGCCTCTACGCCGGGTTGCGGCTGATCGGCGAACTTGCCCGGCCCGATACGCGGGGCGCCTGCACCGGCCTGTTCTACGCCTGGGCCTACACCGGTTTCGCGATGCCTTTGCTGGCAACAAGTTTCGTACCGGTCAGCCGGTTGCTGGCACCGCTGTCGGCGCTCGCGGTGGCCGCCGCGGCTGTCGCCGGCTGGCTGGCCGCGACACGCGGCTGA
- a CDS encoding helix-turn-helix domain-containing protein has product MTEDPTPRLLAFADQLRQIRVARTPKLTGRALAELLEWGPMKVSLIERGKQVVTEPELTQWARALGVPEHVHVELLRELRAIRLDQAAWKHRLRRGGHESLQRSFAEVEHDASKIVCVDTAVVPGLAQTPAYARAVFEKNRAFRGAGGDTDAAVAARMERQQIIYDASKTIEVILFESCLRSGFVPADVRAGQIDRLIALTHLKTVRVGIVPLDAELPVPPLHGFWLFDDTTVTVEAFHTEIATRDSDDAKLYTELVAALWQVAKAGEAARTLLQRVLGDLASAN; this is encoded by the coding sequence GTGACCGAAGACCCGACGCCCCGTCTGCTGGCGTTCGCTGACCAGCTGAGGCAGATTCGCGTCGCCCGCACGCCGAAACTCACGGGCAGGGCGCTTGCCGAGCTGCTGGAGTGGGGACCGATGAAGGTCTCGCTGATCGAGCGTGGCAAGCAGGTCGTCACGGAGCCCGAGCTCACCCAGTGGGCTCGGGCTCTTGGCGTGCCCGAACACGTCCACGTCGAGCTACTGCGGGAGTTGCGTGCGATCCGGCTCGACCAGGCCGCGTGGAAGCACCGCCTGCGCCGAGGCGGCCACGAGTCGCTGCAGCGTTCGTTCGCCGAGGTCGAGCACGACGCCAGCAAGATCGTGTGCGTCGACACCGCCGTCGTGCCGGGCCTCGCGCAAACACCGGCCTACGCCCGCGCGGTGTTCGAGAAGAACCGCGCCTTCCGCGGTGCTGGCGGCGACACGGACGCCGCGGTCGCGGCCCGGATGGAACGGCAGCAGATCATCTACGACGCCTCGAAGACGATCGAGGTGATCCTGTTCGAATCGTGCCTTCGCAGCGGATTCGTCCCGGCGGACGTGCGTGCCGGGCAGATAGACCGCCTCATCGCGCTGACGCACCTCAAGACCGTGCGCGTCGGCATCGTGCCGCTCGACGCGGAGCTGCCGGTGCCGCCGCTGCACGGGTTCTGGCTGTTCGACGACACGACGGTCACCGTCGAGGCGTTCCACACAGAGATCGCGACCCGCGACTCCGACGACGCTAAGCTCTACACCGAATTGGTCGCCGCGCTCTGGCAGGTCGCAAAAGCAGGCGAGGCCGCCCGCACGCTGCTGCAGCGCGTGCTCGGCGATCTCGCCTCGGCGAACTAG
- a CDS encoding DUF6879 family protein yields MTWVKPGAEFAALFHTFESSAWRWECQGTYREPEEREPLQAWWDGRPDNSFMEPWLEQIREFRAAGKTFERVRMMTNPPTEYLRWMFEITPLNVGAGEDIRWIGEEHARKLGSPGEDFYLFDDRLVAVLEFDDNGVAGAELSDDPATVARYRQWREIVWPVAVPHDKQSAPTTRSP; encoded by the coding sequence ATGACCTGGGTCAAGCCCGGTGCCGAGTTCGCCGCTCTGTTCCACACCTTCGAGTCCTCGGCGTGGCGGTGGGAATGCCAAGGCACCTACCGAGAACCCGAGGAACGGGAACCGTTACAGGCGTGGTGGGACGGCCGACCCGACAACTCGTTCATGGAACCGTGGCTCGAGCAGATCCGCGAGTTCCGCGCGGCTGGCAAGACGTTCGAGCGGGTGCGGATGATGACCAACCCGCCCACCGAGTACCTGCGGTGGATGTTCGAGATCACGCCCCTCAACGTCGGGGCCGGCGAGGACATCCGGTGGATCGGCGAGGAGCACGCCCGCAAACTCGGCTCGCCGGGCGAGGACTTCTACCTGTTCGACGACCGGCTCGTCGCGGTGCTTGAGTTCGACGACAACGGCGTGGCCGGTGCGGAGCTGTCCGACGACCCCGCTACGGTCGCGCGGTACCGGCAGTGGCGTGAGATCGTTTGGCCGGTAGCCGTTCCGCACGACAAGCAGTCCGCACCGACGACGAGGAGCCCGTGA
- a CDS encoding class I SAM-dependent methyltransferase — protein sequence MTYWNTNVARHPGILRAVPAGCTSALDVGCGDGLLARKLASRVPQVVGIDKSPEMIAQAGFWPGVTFLRDDFLTADLGTYDFVCSVATIHHLDFVPALTRMRDLLNPGGVLVVVGLAREAGAGEWAAMIAAAPIVRITKVLRRASGPEGMPVAPPRLSYRQVRTAAREVLPGLRYRHHVLRRYSIVWRKPG from the coding sequence ATGACGTACTGGAACACCAACGTCGCCCGGCACCCGGGAATCCTGCGCGCGGTGCCAGCCGGCTGCACGTCCGCATTGGACGTCGGCTGCGGCGACGGTCTGCTGGCGCGCAAGCTGGCTTCTCGGGTGCCGCAAGTGGTCGGTATCGACAAATCGCCGGAGATGATCGCCCAGGCCGGATTCTGGCCCGGGGTGACGTTCCTGCGAGACGATTTCCTGACGGCCGACCTTGGCACGTACGACTTCGTCTGTTCGGTCGCGACGATCCACCATCTGGACTTCGTGCCGGCGCTGACCCGGATGCGGGACCTGCTCAATCCCGGCGGCGTGCTGGTGGTGGTCGGCCTGGCCCGGGAGGCCGGCGCGGGGGAGTGGGCGGCGATGATCGCGGCCGCGCCGATCGTCCGGATCACGAAGGTGCTGCGCAGGGCGAGCGGCCCGGAAGGCATGCCGGTGGCGCCGCCGCGGCTGAGCTACCGGCAAGTCCGCACCGCGGCCCGTGAAGTGCTGCCTGGCCTGCGGTACCGGCACCACGTGCTGCGGCGGTATTCGATCGTGTGGCGGAAGCCTGGGTGA
- a CDS encoding trans-aconitate 2-methyltransferase, protein MWDPAKYLDYADLRGRPFYDLVGRVSAASPRRVVDLGCGPGTLTLDLARRWPEATLEALDSSPEMVGAARERGIAAEVGDVRTWTPKPDTDVVVSNAVLQWVPGHEKLLRRWAGELPAGAVLAVQVPGNFAAPSHAISRQLAAAPKWASRLSSVTLRDEDAVGEPRDYADLLADAGCLVDAWETTYVQQLSGPRAVLEWITGTALRPIRAALSDSDWTEFQDDLAPLLDEAYPPRADGTTWFEFRRIFFVARIPG, encoded by the coding sequence ATGTGGGATCCGGCGAAATACCTGGACTATGCGGATCTGCGCGGCAGGCCGTTCTACGACTTGGTCGGACGCGTCTCGGCGGCCTCGCCGCGGCGCGTGGTCGATCTCGGCTGCGGCCCCGGCACGCTCACCCTTGACCTGGCGCGCCGCTGGCCGGAGGCGACGCTGGAGGCGCTGGACAGCTCGCCGGAGATGGTCGGCGCGGCCCGCGAACGCGGCATCGCCGCCGAGGTCGGCGACGTGCGCACCTGGACGCCCAAGCCAGACACCGACGTGGTCGTCTCGAACGCCGTCCTGCAGTGGGTGCCCGGGCACGAGAAGCTGCTGCGCCGCTGGGCTGGCGAGCTGCCCGCCGGGGCGGTGCTCGCGGTGCAGGTACCAGGCAATTTCGCTGCCCCGTCGCACGCGATCTCCAGGCAGCTGGCGGCCGCCCCGAAGTGGGCTTCGCGGCTGTCCTCGGTGACGTTGCGCGACGAGGACGCGGTCGGCGAGCCACGCGACTACGCCGACTTGCTCGCGGACGCCGGCTGTCTGGTCGATGCCTGGGAAACCACCTACGTGCAGCAGCTTTCCGGCCCGCGCGCGGTGCTGGAGTGGATCACCGGAACCGCGCTGCGGCCCATCCGGGCGGCGCTGAGCGACTCCGACTGGACGGAGTTCCAGGACGACTTGGCACCGCTGCTGGACGAGGCTTATCCGCCGCGCGCGGACGGCACGACCTGGTTCGAATTCCGGCGGATCTTCTTCGTCGCGCGCATCCCCGGATGA